ACAAAATGTGACTTGATCGTAGCGTCGCTTGCCACGGGTAGTGACGGCAAACCGACGGCGCCCGGACAAGGATTCTTTACAGCTGTCCCAGCTTTCATGCAACGTAACACGCGCGAATTCATGGTAATCAAGACCTGCGCGACGCAACTGGCGGTCGTTCAGTTTGAAGCCCAACGGCTTGATCAGATGCAGCGACACGCCGGTATTTGCGCAAAGGCGCACGATGCTTCCGGTATTCGGAGGAATCTCGGGCTGATACAGGACTAGATCGAACATACGCCTCGTATCATATAAGAAAAAAATATATTGAGCCGTTCGGGGTCGCCCAGCACGCTTGCTACAAAAGCGCTTTTATCTATTTATAAAATTATTTTATGGCAAAGCCTGGAAGAAACCGCAGACGCGAAATCGAGTCGGCCTTCTAACCAGCCAAGCAGAACCGGGTTAAAATTGCGCTTGAGCAGCAAATGCAAAGCACGAACCCTGAGGTAGATTTACTTGGCGATTCCATTGCGGGCGAAGAGCAGAGAACGGAAGGCGTGGCCAAGCAGCTCAACACCACTTACGTCAAATATTTCTATGCCAACGCTAACCTCCGGTGCAAACTGCTCGGAGTCGAAGTGCGCCGATCAGGCCAAAATCCGATTTGAATTTCGGATGTCTCCAAACCTAATCCTGCGCCCGTACGGCACTCTGTTCCTTACCTCGAAAATAGGTCAGCTCGGGGACACGGCCGTGTGCGTTCGGTCTGGAAAGAACGAATATTGGCGACGTGGTTGAAATTTCGAAGAAACGCTCTCGTTCGCGACGCGCAACGCGAAAGGCAGGTTCGCATTTCGGTACCACTATTGCGGCAGACATGGCGTCGCGAAGGAGTCGGGCATCCTCACACGATGTCGAGGCTCAGGCCGGTATGGGTGTGGTACATGGGCCTAGGATTTCATTGCAGGCGGTGCAACAATTAGCCGGGGCGCGTATGCTTTTCAACAAGTGATAACAGCCGGCGGGATTACTCGCGAATTGCAGGCGTTTGTCGAACAGCAGTTGAAGCAAATAGCGATCGCCAAAAAGTAGCTGCCTAAGGCGGCAGAGTACGAGCCACGACCCAAGCACTGATTTCAATCGCTCCCTTTTTGCGCGCCGCCTTGGCAAGCTCGTTGAGCGTCGCGCCTGTAGTCATCACGTCATCAAGCAGCGCGATTTTTTTTTCGCGAAGTTCTGCAGTAAACAGAAAGGCGCCGCGCACGTTTTTGGCGCGGTCTTTCCAAGGCAGGCCCGCTTGCGGCGGGTTGTCGAGAACCCTGCGGCACGCATCAGTCAATAGACGCACGCCCAACTTCTTTGAAATAACTCTCGCGATCTCGAGCGCTTGATTAAAGCCGCGCTCGCGCAGCCTTGCAGTAGAGAGCGGCACGGGGATCAGGTAATCAGGCCGGTCGTCTAAATTGCGCAGCAACTCCACAGCGAGAACCGGAGCAAGCGCCAGATTTCCCTGATACTTGAGCGACTGTACCAAAGCGTCAACCGGAAAACTGTAAATAAAAGCGGCGCGTGTACATTGAAATGCCGGAGGGTCGCTCATACAGCTGCCGCACAGATCTCCAACAGGTATTGGCAGCGCACATATCCTGCAACGCGGCTGGCGCAGGTGCGGCAGGTGTTCGTGGCAGCCCGTGCATAAGCTTTGGGTACGGACTGCGGCGCCGCAAAGCACGCATTCGTTTTGCAGGATGCGGTGCGCGAACGCCAGGCAGTTGTTTAAAATATTCATTGCCGAAATTGACAACTCAATAGAAATACTTGATGATGCATGCAATTTTAAGCGTTACCCCATCGTATTCTATGTTGACATAATCGAAACATGACCCCGTCCGCACTCGATCAGAAAAAGCGTGGCAATCCGCCGCGAGCGAACAGCACGGCAGAGGTTGAAGCCTTATTCGCACTGCCGTTCAACGATCTAATTTTCCGTGCGCAACAAATACATCGTCAATACTTCGATGCCAATGCGGTGCAGTTGTCGACGTTGCTTTCGATCAAAACTGGAGGCTGTCCCGAGGATTGCGCCTATTGTCCGCAAGCGGCACGTTATCACACTGGTGTAGAAAACCACGAAATGCTGCCGCTGAGCGCGGTGATTTCTGCGGCGAACGCCGCAAAGAAAGAGGGAGCGACGCGGTTTTGCATGGGGGCTGCATGGCGTGGTCCAAAGCAGAAAGAACTGGATCAAGTAGTCGAAATGATTAGGGTGGTGCGGCACATGGGACTGGAAACCTGTGCAACCTTGGGGCTGCTTAAGGAGGGCCAAGCGGAACAGTTGCACGAGGCCGGACTAAATTATTATAACCACAACCTCGATACTTCAGCAGACTATTACGGAGAAATCATCACCACACGCAACTACCAGGATCGGCTGGAGACGCTGCAACGGGTTCGTGGCGCCGGCATCAAGGTGTGTTGCGGCGGCATCGTAGGTATGGGCGAGACACGTCGCCAACGTGCCACGATGATTGCGCAACTTTCCAACCTTGATCCTTATCCTGAAAGCGTACCGATCAATAACCTGGTACAGGTCGAAGGCACGCCCCTCTTTGGAACCGAGAAGCTGGACGCACTGGAGTTTGTGCGTACCATTGCCGTTACGCGCATCATCATGCCCAAGGCCATGGTGCGGCTTTCTGCCGGACGCGAATCCATGACTGAGGAACTTCAATCATTATGTTTTCTCGCGGGCGCAAATTCCATTTTTTACGGCGACAAGCTGCTGACTACCGGCAACCCAAAAGCGGCGCAGGATAAAGCATTGTTGCTTAAGCTCGGCATGCGCCCGATGTAATTTTTCTTCAATAAACCGAGGACAAGCCTGGGACAGGCTTGTCATTGGTACAGATGCTTTTTACCCACCTGCGCGATCAGCTTCAACGCCTCGAAAGTGAAGGTCTACTACGCGTCCGCAAGATGATGGCAGGGCCTCACGACTCTCACGTAAAACTTGACGGGCGCGACTTCGTTTCATTCTGCAGCAATGATTACCTTGGGCTCGCTTCGCATCCGGCGCTGGTCGCGGCTGTACGCGAAGGCGCAGAATTATACGGAGTCGGCGCCGGAGCCTCGCACTTGGTAAGCGGACACAATATCGCGCATCACTCGGTCGAGGAAAAACTCGCAAAATTTGTCGGACAGCCTCAAGCGTTGTTATTTTCCACCGGTTATATGGCGAACCTCGGGGTGGTGACCGTACTTAGCGGCCGCGACGGTGTACTGTTTGGCGACCGGCTGAACCACGCGTCGCTTAATGACGCGGCGCTGCTTTCAAGAGCGAAACTTCGGCGATATCCGCACCTTGATATTCAAGCGCTGGCAAAGCTGCTCGCTGCGTCGCCTAACAACCGCAAGCTTGTGTTGAGTGATGCAGTGTTCAGCATGGACGGTGACATTGCGCCTGTGCCGGAACTCCTTGCCTTGTGCGAGCGGCATAATGCTTGGCTTTTACTAGACGACGCGCACGGCTTTGGCGTGCTGGGCGCGCAGGGCCGGGGCGTACTCTCGCATTGCAACGTGAGTTCGCCGCGCATCATTTACATGGCGACCCTGGGCAAAGCCGCCGGCGTATTTGGCGCGTTCGTTGCCGGCGAAAAAGAAATCGTCGAAACACTGATGCAGCGCTCCCGCAGCTACATTTACACAACTGCGA
The Burkholderiales bacterium DNA segment above includes these coding regions:
- the bioF gene encoding 8-amino-7-oxononanoate synthase — protein: MSLVQMLFTHLRDQLQRLESEGLLRVRKMMAGPHDSHVKLDGRDFVSFCSNDYLGLASHPALVAAVREGAELYGVGAGASHLVSGHNIAHHSVEEKLAKFVGQPQALLFSTGYMANLGVVTVLSGRDGVLFGDRLNHASLNDAALLSRAKLRRYPHLDIQALAKLLAASPNNRKLVLSDAVFSMDGDIAPVPELLALCERHNAWLLLDDAHGFGVLGAQGRGVLSHCNVSSPRIIYMATLGKAAGVFGAFVAGEKEIVETLMQRSRSYIYTTATPPLLAHALLKSLDLICAEDLRRTHLANLIARFNNCLRLERWRLLPSQTPIQPLIIGENRMALKVGAALAEMGILVPAIRPPSVPPGTARLRISLSATHTAEDVERLANALHELERTV
- the trmL gene encoding tRNA (uridine(34)/cytosine(34)/5-carboxymethylaminomethyluridine(34)-2'-O)-methyltransferase TrmL gives rise to the protein MFDLVLYQPEIPPNTGSIVRLCANTGVSLHLIKPLGFKLNDRQLRRAGLDYHEFARVTLHESWDSCKESLSGRRRFAVTTRGKRRYDQVTFCPGDVFVFGPETRGLPQNLLESFAEPNRIRLPMLAQSRSLNLANAAAVVIYEAWRQAGFKGGQ
- the bioB gene encoding biotin synthase BioB, which produces MTPSALDQKKRGNPPRANSTAEVEALFALPFNDLIFRAQQIHRQYFDANAVQLSTLLSIKTGGCPEDCAYCPQAARYHTGVENHEMLPLSAVISAANAAKKEGATRFCMGAAWRGPKQKELDQVVEMIRVVRHMGLETCATLGLLKEGQAEQLHEAGLNYYNHNLDTSADYYGEIITTRNYQDRLETLQRVRGAGIKVCCGGIVGMGETRRQRATMIAQLSNLDPYPESVPINNLVQVEGTPLFGTEKLDALEFVRTIAVTRIIMPKAMVRLSAGRESMTEELQSLCFLAGANSIFYGDKLLTTGNPKAAQDKALLLKLGMRPM
- a CDS encoding ComF family protein → MNILNNCLAFAHRILQNECVLCGAAVRTQSLCTGCHEHLPHLRQPRCRICALPIPVGDLCGSCMSDPPAFQCTRAAFIYSFPVDALVQSLKYQGNLALAPVLAVELLRNLDDRPDYLIPVPLSTARLRERGFNQALEIARVISKKLGVRLLTDACRRVLDNPPQAGLPWKDRAKNVRGAFLFTAELREKKIALLDDVMTTGATLNELAKAARKKGAIEISAWVVARTLPP